The DNA window ACTAACAGAACATCTGTTTGTTGAGAAGAATatacagggccacctgggtggctcaaatggttaagcatctgccttaggctcaggtcatgatctccaaggtcctgggattgagtcccacttcagcctcccagctcagcagggtgtctgcttcctcctctgcctctccccctgcttgtgctctctctctctcaaataaatacaatctttaaaaaaaaaaaaaagagagaaatatacaaaatttattaCAGACAGaccattccatttttcttttgagtgaCAACTCAGACATTTACCTTACTAATGGAACTCTCTCACTTGCCTGAATAATTTTCCTAATGCCAATGCTTTTACACAATTAAAATGTATGCTTTACTCTTTCCAGTTCTGGAACCTTGACAGCTCTAAATAGGTCTTCGTCTTTCTACAATTTAATGTTGATGTTCTGGAAGTAGGTATGTGGAAAACTACTTTCTTCAAAATAACTCAGAAATAAGTAACAATTTTCTATACCATGATTTTTCTGGAATTTGAGCCTGCAAAGgataataatcatttttttttttttaaacacttgtcCTTAGACAACCTTGTGGAGCAGAACCACTAGACCTACTGCATTCCATCCTCTGGATTAGTCgcggctctttttttttttttttttttttttaagttaaaattaaaagtaacctCAGTTTGCTGAGTTAATGCTAAACAAATAAGCATTGGCCCACTTCCTCTACCACCTTTGTTAAAGCTGAAGGAAGAACAGTGAAAATACTCATAACTATTGGATATAAATGAGGGTACGATCAGAAGGAGTTTGAAATAGGCCCAAAGCATAGAATAGTCAGGGTGTTTCTGCTCTTCTGGAAATCAGTGTCAGACACGGGAGGCGGGGAGTGGGAAGTCCTGGGAAAAGATATTAGGAACAGAGCTAAGAACCCTACCACCTCCCAGAACTCCCTCTTACACTTGTGAACTTGAAATATTGTGGACCTAgagagtaaaaatatattttaaaatatatcaagacAACACCAAGAGCTTAttgagggggcagggtgggaagaacccccaaagaagaaaaaaatttccattaagaaatatctttttttttttttttNNNNNNNNNNNNNNNNNNNNNNNNNNNNNNNNNNNNNNNNNNNNNNNNNNNNNNNNNNNNNNNNNNNNNNNNNNNNNNNNNNNNNNNNNNNNNNNNNNNNctgagccacccaggcgccctccattaagaaatatcttaaaagtaAGTTAAATTATATTACTTTCGGGTCATTAAAAATACAGGTGGTGATTTCACTGAAACTCAATGTCAACAATTAggcttttttttcagtttggaacAATGACAGAGTTCTTATGTGTCACTGATGCAAATCTCCCCAACACTACTATTTTACATAACCACAGTAGGTTATGACAATCAGGAAAATAGCACATCATCAACTAGTTTTTGAGATtcctaaattttcaaaattaatggaatttttaaatccCTTGTGAATATTGGGAAGGGAAGTTTCTTTGGAAACAGCCTGGTCAGAAAGGTCAATGAGATGATGGGCAGAGAAGTTAAGCGCTCTAGTCAGCACCAGGATTTTACACTCTCTTGGACCAGTATTTCTTACGCCTGCCTGAAGATTTGAATCACTGTAGGATGGGCAAAATCCAAACACTGGCTGGGCCCACCCTAAATTAATTACATTATCTTCTGCAGGTACGGCTCAAGCAtcagtatgtttttaaaactccCCAGAAGATTCTAATTTGCAGCAAGAGTTCAGAACTGCTCATGTTAAGGATTTACTAAATAAAACTGacttaatgcttttttaaaaatgaggtttctGAGTATGCTTTGCTTCAGTGATATCACTAACAAATAtcaaaatacattcaaatttCCTTTGCTATGAAGAGCCAAGGTTCAGTGCactttttataattaaagtaaGCCTTAAACCGAAGCTGTTAATAGATAACAGGACTTCTCATCCCTAGCCAACCATCTCAGAGGTTCAAGTGTGGGATAAAAAGATAATTGGAGTAAACCAAGATCTACTCATTTTTTCCTAACTCTAGTAGTTTGTAacagtatctttatttttcttcaaatttgagGAAATTCTGGGAATCGCTAGCTaatatcccagaagaaaaaaaaaaaaacaaacacaaatgaaaCCGATTTTTCCTATTCTGCTCAACTGTGGTAACCAATATGAATACATTGATCCCCGGAAAAAATCCAATTACTTCTGTAAAGTTCTCGCCCTACTTTTGTAAAGTAGGGATTTTCCCAGATTACTCTAACTGTGGCGAAGTCACTGACTCAAGCCTGAGTTTCGCAAGCCAATAGGCGAAAGCAGCCTCTCTCCAAGTCATTAGGATGCCTTCGCCTTACTCCGATACCACGGGTAATAATATGGAGAactttggtggtgggggggagacaATGTAGTTCACATTCGTGTTAtctaaaaaatactgaaaagcagCCCTCTTCGGTCTCCCTGCGGGTCACTTTAAATTACGAATTTGGCCACGCACGACACCCGAGTAACCGCTTCCACTCGCCAATGCAGGCAAAGGTCGGCCCTAAGCTTCCCTTCGTACCGGCTGAACTGCGCCGCGCAGATACCACAAGTTAGGAGAAGGTGAGAGACGGGAGCAAAGCGACACACGTTCTAGACAAATTACCGAAATCGCGCAGGAATTATAGCAAACTCTGCCAACTTTACCTTGGGGACAAGACAGCTTGTAAAGCTCCCTTATTATACTTGTGTCTAATACGATTAAAAACACGATGGCTAAGACCTATTTTAGCTAAAAAAACGACCTCCTCGACCACTCCGGGGCCCCGGCCGGGAGGTCACCAGGCGACAGGAGAGTTGAACACCGGTGCCCGCAGCGACCCCGCCGACGCAAGCCTAGAGAAGGCCTGAAGGGACTAGTTGGCGCGCACCAGCCGGGCGTGGTGACGTCAGGGCGGAAGCGCACGCTGCGTGAAGCGGCCCAGAACCCGGCGGTCACGGGAATATCCGTCGCGCCGAGGACGCTGGTTAGTCTCGCTCCGGGTTCCGGCTGCGTTGGGCGTGCGTGCAGCTCGCTGAGACTATGGCGTCCGGGCCTCACCCGACCGCgaccgctgccgccgccgcctcgtCCGCCGCCCCGAGCGCGGGCGGCTCCAGCTCCGGGACGACAACCACGACGACGACCACGACAGGAGGGATCCTGATCGGCGACCGCCTCTACTCGGAAGTTTCGCTCACCATCGACCACTCGCTGATTCCGGAGGAGCGGCTTTCCCCTACCCCGTCCATGCAGGACGGGCTCGACCTGCCCAGCGAGACCGATTTGCGCATCTTGGGCTGCGAGCTCATCCAGGCCGCCGGCATTCTCCTCCGGTTGCCGCAGGTCAGTGCGCCGGCCCTGGGCCGGCAGAGTGCGCCCTCCCTCCCCGCTGTCCCTTCCCTGCATCCCGGTTTCACCGTGTCTTGGCAGGGTGGGGATTCCTCCTCGGCCTCTCCAGCCACGGTCCCAGTCGGATCCCGGGCGTGTCGAGGGCGGGAGGGCGCGGAGGCGAAGGGAGGACCCGGTAGCGAGCAGTTCgcggcgggagggggagggggaaggggagcggGGAGCGAGCGGCAGCACAAAATGGCGGCGGCGCCTGGTGCGGTCCCGCCTGACCCCTGCGCCTCCGTTCTTCTCACGTCTGCAGGTGGCGATGGCAACGGGGCAGGTGTTGTTTCATCGTTTTTTCTACTCCAAGTCTTTCGTCAAACATAGTTTCGAGGTAAGCATCGCGGGGGCGGGTGTGAAGGGATTTCTTCATCCGGAagcggggaggagggggttgTGTCTCCAGCCAGCTTTTCTAGAAAGGGAGTGGTTAGTTTAGGCCTTTGTACCTAGTTCTCGCCCAGCAGCAGGGACTTTTGGAATGTGTTTGAAAACTAGAAAGCGTATCTTGAGCCTATTTTCTCTCTTAGCAGAAATAGACTTAGCTTGACTCTAGAttgaaaattaagattatttaagCAATAAAAAACATAGTATTAGCAAATCTGTTAGGCCTATAGCCTAGAAAAGCCAATCGTACTTTTATTTCACCAAAAGTCCCAGCTGTGTCCTAACTTTTTTTCATCAGAATTAGTTAAATTTTGAAGGGGTGTACGTCTTCCTAATTGTACTTGATTTAATTGTACTTGGTGTAATCTAACAACATTTTATTGGATTGTGGGTTCTTTCAGATTGTTGCCATGGCTTGTATTAATCTTGCATCCAAAATTGAAGAAGCACCTAGAAGAATAAGAGATGTGATTAATGTATTTCACCATCTACGCCAGTTAAGAGGAAAAAGGTAAGATTGGCATTATTGAACACAGTATTTCCTGCTGCTACTGTATTGTACACCAATCATCAAATCAAAACATTCTTTCCTCTCAAAACTGATGCAAAGGAAAAACGGCTTTAATTTAGGTGTTAAAATTCACATAGGAACTCACTAAtacttaaattaatttaaaacaaaccaCAATTAACCAGCTATCTAAAGTTTGTAGAGGCAGTTGCATTTATGGACAATCCTAACAGTGCTGTGAAGCCAGTCCTGTGGCTTAAGATTAAACAAGAAAGGGAATACGTTTGGCTCAAGTGTGAGTGTATTCTGTAAGttatttcccctcccccctctcttggAAGACTGAAGGCTGGAAGTGTGAACACTGCAGTTCAAGTTAATATTGTGGCAAAGTTTTGTGTAGATTATGTTTTTCTACTCGAAGTCCAGTTAATCCTTTATCAATTGAGGTTGGCTTTTGTTAGAATACTTCTCAACATTGAACTACGATATATCGCATAATACCGGATCTGAAAGGACTGCAGGATGATAAAGGTTGAAGTTTGAAGTCAAAGGGATTAAACAGGTATTTTGTTTTGGTCAGATACAGTATCAGTGAGTGGGGTAGAGAAATAACTAATTGATTGGGTTATATTTAGATAAGGCCGATTTTATTCAATCTTGTAAGAAGTAAGAAAATAGAGACCGAATAGTGTTATCTTACAGATTTTGTGGCTACATGACAACACTGTATGTGGACCTGTGTGTTCATGTGAGGCAGTGCCAAAAAGTTTTAGTTGCAGGGCTTCCTGCATCTAGAGGTGACTTCTAGTACACGCTGCAGAAGGATATACTTGGTGTAGCTTAG is part of the Mustela nigripes isolate SB6536 chromosome 2, MUSNIG.SB6536, whole genome shotgun sequence genome and encodes:
- the CCNL1 gene encoding cyclin-L1 isoform X2, with product MASGPHPTATAAAAASSAAPSAGGSSSGTTTTTTTTTGGILIGDRLYSEVSLTIDHSLIPEERLSPTPSMQDGLDLPSETDLRILGCELIQAAGILLRLPQVAMATGQVLFHRFFYSKSFVKHSFEIVAMACINLASKIEEAPRRIRDVINVFHHLRQLRGKRTPSPLILDQNYINTKNQVIKAERRVLKELGFCVHVKHPHKIIVMYLQVLECERNQTLVQTAWVVHDGII